Below is a window of Defluviimonas sp. SAOS-178_SWC DNA.
CACGTTTCGGAGCGACAGCGGGAACCGGACATACATCATCACGGCCAGTCGGATGATTTCGGTGCCCGTCCTGAAATAGCGGAAGGGCGATCGTTTCGTCATCTCGAAAGGCTACGTGACCACCCTGCCCGCCTCAAGCCAGGTTCCTTTGACAGCACCTCCACCGGCGCCTCGTTGATCGCGCCCGGACCGCCGACCGCATGACGCCAATGTTCAATCCATCGCACCGATCATGTTGCGGCGCTGCTTGTCCAGTTCCTCGCTGTAGCGTCGCAGGGTATGCGCCTCACTCAGAAGGCCGACCACGCGGCGCTCGACTCGGTCGCTGACCACCGCCAGCGCCTCCGCACGCTTCGCTTCGAAAATGCCGGCGGCTTGCCGTGCGTTCATGCCCGGCAGCAACACATCCTGCTGATGCTGGAAGAAATCCGACAGGTCGCCGCGCGGCTCGACCCCATCTGCGTCGGCATGGACGTCCGCCACCTGAATCGTCGCCACATAGGTTCCGCTGTCGCCCGCCACCACAACATGCTTTGCAGAGCCGAGCGGGAATGCTTCGCGGAATTCGCCTGGCGTCAGGTCCATCCGTGCGGTCGGCACGTCGCGGCGCATCAGCCGCGCGACCGTCAGGTTGCGGATCCAGCCGACATCGTGGGCGCTGCGGATCGACTCTCCCCGCAGATGGAAACGCCAGGTCGAAAAGGAGTAGCCGAAGGTCTGGCGCACGACCATCGAAGAGGTAATGGCGGCGGCAAGCACCAAGGCCGCAATCGGAAACTCTCCGGTCATTTCCAGCGCCAGGAAGGTCATCGTCAGCGGGCCGCCGATCACCGCGACGCCGAACGCGCTCATGCCGATGAGGGACATGGCGGGTGCGGACAGCATTCCGGGAAACAGCCACTCCAGTGGCAGGGCAAGGCTTTTACCAAGCAGCGCGCCCAGCAGAAGCGATGCGAAGAACAGACCTCCGCGAAATCCGGTGCCGATGGTCAGTGCCGAACTGGCCGCCTTCAGCAGGAACAGCAGCACCAGCGACGTCCACAGCACGTCGTTTTCCAAATTCAGGTTCAGCGCACCATGGCCCGAGGACAGAACCTGCGGCGTCACCAGCCCAAGCGCGCCCACCAGCAGGCCGCCAATCGCCGGGCGCAGCCAGACGGGTATGCGGCTGGAACTGGCCAGCCGTTCGGTCCGAACCACGGCCACCATCACGAGGATGCCGAAGCCCGCGCAGATCCCGCCAAGCGCCAGGGCAGGAAGAAAATCCACCGCCGAGATCGGGCCGATATGGCCGATATCGACCTTGAAAGCGTGCCCGGTCAGGGCGTTCGATACAAGCGTTGCGGTGATGGCGGCGGCGATGACCGGCGCCAGCGAAACCGCGCTATAGGCGCCGATGATCAACTCGAACGCGTAGAAACTGCCGGTCAGCGGCGCATTGAACGCCGCGGCGATCGCGCCCGCCGATCCGCACCCGACCAGCACCCGCATATCCTCGCGCC
It encodes the following:
- a CDS encoding chloride channel protein — encoded protein: MTGAMAGMVVSGVSLCAHILHWLFYDVPFNTGLSGNVFARGPHIVLIPALGGVLTTLILHLRRRRGAVVDPIEANALYGGRMSLTDSIWVTLQNLASNGFGLSVGMEAAYTQLSSGLASKLGLKLKLRREDMRVLVGCGSAGAIAAAFNAPLTGSFYAFELIIGAYSAVSLAPVIAAAITATLVSNALTGHAFKVDIGHIGPISAVDFLPALALGGICAGFGILVMVAVVRTERLASSSRIPVWLRPAIGGLLVGALGLVTPQVLSSGHGALNLNLENDVLWTSLVLLFLLKAASSALTIGTGFRGGLFFASLLLGALLGKSLALPLEWLFPGMLSAPAMSLIGMSAFGVAVIGGPLTMTFLALEMTGEFPIAALVLAAAITSSMVVRQTFGYSFSTWRFHLRGESIRSAHDVGWIRNLTVARLMRRDVPTARMDLTPGEFREAFPLGSAKHVVVAGDSGTYVATIQVADVHADADGVEPRGDLSDFFQHQQDVLLPGMNARQAAGIFEAKRAEALAVVSDRVERRVVGLLSEAHTLRRYSEELDKQRRNMIGAMD